TCAGGCTGCCAGCCCGCTCGGCTTCACTGAGCAGATAGGCGCACACTTTGGCCCGCAGGCTTTTGAGCACCAGCAGGTCGATGCGGCGGGAGAGGGAAAAATATTTATCGCTGATGGTGCGCACCAGATTGCGCAATGTCTGCTGGTGCGCCGGACTGCCATCCGAAAGCAGCAGCCGCTCGTAGGGAATCAGCAGCACCTCGCAGGGCACCGAAGCCATCACCGTGACCGGGCTTGCCAGACTGGAACCGCTCAGCACATCGCCGAACACGCCGCCCGGCTCCATGTGGGTGATGGGAATGCGCGCACCCTGCGGCCCGGGACGGTAGGCTTCCAGCTCACCGGACAGTACGATGCCCACCCTGCGGTTGGGTTCGCCCGCCAGAACAAGCGCTTCGCCTTTGCCATAGCTGCGCATAACGGCACCCAGCTGAGCCAGCAGGGTCTGCAGCTCTTCAGGGGTCAGACCATTGAATAAAGAGGTGGAGCATAACAGCGGAAGAAAGTTTTTCATCACAATTCCGTGGGAAAGATCCGGCTTCCCACAGCCCTCCTGCAATTCCGTTGCACACGCAACGGTATTTTTGACTCTATTATAGTAAACTTAGACCCGCAAAGCAAATGATTTTGCAAATTTGCCTTGTAAAAAATATGAAAAGACCGACCCATGGTTCTGTGCAAAATTTTCAGGCACAAAACGGCGCGGTCTTGTGAGGAAAGAGGGAACCCCGCATGAAAAAACTGACATCCATACTGCTGGCTCTGGCCCTTGTGCTGAGCCTTGCCGCCTGCGGCGGTGCGGCATCCAGCTCTGTTGCATCCAGTGCAGCTTCCAGCGAAGCTGTCCCCGAGGCTGCTTCGGAAGCCGCTTCCAGTGAGGAAGCAAAGGAACTGTCTACCACCGATGCTCTGCGCATTGCCGGCCTGAAAGGCCCCACCACCATGGGCCTTGTCAACCTGCTGAGCATGGAAGAGGATGGCACCGCTTCCATGGATTACGACCTGCAGCTTTACGGCGCTGCCGATGAGATCGTGCCGCTGCTGATGAAGGGCGAGCTGGACATGGCTGCCATCCCGGCAAATCTGGCCGCCACCCTGTATCAGAAGACGGAGGGCGGCATTCAGGCTGTGGCCGTCAACACGCTGGGCGTGCTGTACGTAGTGGAAAAAGGCGGCGATACGATCCAGTCCATGGCAGACCTTGCAGGCCGTACCATCCTGTCCACCGGCAAGGGCACCACGCCGGAGTACGTGCTGCGCTATCTTCTGAACGCCAACGGCATCGACCCGGACAAGGACGTGACCATTGAATACTACAGCGAGGCCACCGAGGTTACGGCCCAGATGGCCAATACCGAGGATGCCATTGCAGTTCTGCCCCAGCCCTATGTGACTGCAGCCGGCCTGCAGGACGACACCCTGCGTGTGGCCCTCGACCTGACCGAGGAATGGAACAAGGTCGCGGATACCCAGCTCATCACCGGCGTGACCGTGGTGCGCAAGGAGTATGCCGAGGAACACCCGGATGTTGTGGCCGCATTCCTTACCGACTACGCCAAGAGCGTGGAAGCTGCCAACGCCGATTTGGACGGCACTGCCGCTCTGTGCGAGGAGCAGGGTGTTGTGGCCAAGGCTGCCATTGCCAAGAAGGCCCTGCCCAACTGCAACATCGTCTGCCTGACCGGCGACGAGCTCAAGACCAACGCATCCGCTTATCTGCAGGTGCTGTTTGATGCCGACCCCAAGGCAGTGGGCGGCGCAATGCCCGGCGACGATTTCTACTGGACTGCCGAGTGATTCCTCAATAAGCCATCTCTCCGGCCGCTGTGCGATTGGTACGCACGGCGGCTTTTTTGTTTGCACAAAATGCTTGTATCCCAGCTTTTGTGCTCCCTGCACAAATTTAAAGACAATTTTTTGTGAACGAAAATGAATGAAATTGACTGAAAGCGATTGATTTTGGCGCTGTATTTGCTATAATAAAGATGCAATCAACCAAAACAACGCACAAACGGTCATAAACCGTCAAAGATAAGATCAAACCAAAGGAGAGGATGCCGATGCTGGCAGAAGAACGCTTCAGCCTGATCATGGAACAGCTGGACCGCAAACGCACCGTGACGGTGCAGGAACTGTGCGAGGCGCTGAACACCAGCGAATCCACCATCCGGCGCGACCTGACCGAACTGGACCGGCTGGGCAAGCTGAACAAGGTGCACGGCGGTGCCACCCTGCCGGACAGCCGTTTTCTGGCGGATGAACCCACCATGGAGGCCAAGGAGTCGCAGGCTGTGGAGCAGAAGCACAGCATCGCGCAGGCGGCGGCAAAGCTCATCAACGCCGATGATTTTGTGTTCATCGATGCAGGCTCCACCACGCTGGAGCTGGTGCGTGCACTGGCGGGGGATGCCCTCAAAGCCAGCTATGTGACCAACGGCGTGGCCCATGCCCGGGCACTGGCCCGAAAGGGCTGCCGGGTGTATCTGCCCGGAGGACTGCTGCGGCCCGAGACCGAAGCTATTGTGGGTGCACCCACAGTCACCAGCCTGCAGCGCTACAATTTTACCAAGGCGTTCATGGGTGCCAACGGTGTGGCGCTGGATGCCGGTTTTACCACGCCGGACCCCGAGGAAGCTGCCGTGAAAGCAGCGGCAGTGCACCGTGCACGGGAAGCCTGGTTCCTTGTGGATGATGCCAAGTTTTCCCGCATCGACCCGGCAGTCATTGCCGACCTGCAGGGCGGTGCCATTCTCACCAACCGCTGCCCCAACCCCAAATACAAACAATTCACGCTGGTAAAGGAGACGGAAGTATGATTTATACCGTAACATTCAACCCGGCCATTGACTATGTGGTGCGTTTGGATGCACCGCTGGAAGTAGGCGAGGTGAACCGCGCCAAAGGCGAGGACTGCGTGCTGGGCGGCAAGGGCATCAATGTGTCCGGTGTGCTGGCACAGCTGGGCTGCGAGAGCGTGGCGCTGGGCTTTGTGGCCGGTGAGACCGGCGCATGGCTGGAACGCGGTCTTGCTGCACAGGGCTTAAAGACCGATTTTGTGCATCTGGAACAGGGCATGACCCGCATCAATGTCAAGATCAAGGCAGGGCAGGAGACCGAGCTGAACGGCGCGGGCCCCGACATTCCGGAGAGCGCCATGCAGGAGCTGGAAAAGAAGCTGGACAGCCTGAACGAGGATGATATCCTCATTCTGGCGGGCAGCATCCCGGCAAGCCTTTCGCAGGATACCTACGAGCGGCTGCTGGCCCGGCTGCAGGGCAGGGGCGTGCGTGCTGTGGTGGATGCCACCCGCGACCTGCTGGTGAACGTGCTGCAGTACCACCCCTTCCTCATCAAGCCCAATAACCACGAGCTGGGCGAGATCGTGGGCAGGGTGCTGACTACGGACGAAGAGATCATTGCTGCGGCCCGCACCCTGCAGCAAAAGGGTGCTCGCAACGTGCTGGTAAGCATGGCGGGCGACGGTGCCCTGCTGGTGGACGAAAATGGCGAGGTGCACCGCATCGGCTGCCCCAAGGGCAAGGTCGTAAACAGCGTGGGCGCAGGCGACAGCATGGTGGCCGGCTTTGTGGCTGGCTGGATGCAGACCCGGAGCTATTCCTTTGCACTGCGTCTGGGCACAGCCTGCGGCAGTGCAACGGCGTTCAGCCTTGGCCTTGCCACCAAAGAAAAAATCGACGAACTGATGAAGGAAATCTGACCCTCTGTGACGGAGAGGGTTGCAGTTATACAGGAAGGGAGAAAAATCATGCGTATTACGGAATTATTCACCGCGCAGTCCATCGCACTGGATGAGGCTCTGACCGATCAGGAGCAGATCATCAGCCGTCTGGTGGAGCTGCAGGCCACCCATGGCAACATCACGGACAAGGATGCCTACAAAAAGGCCCTTTATGCCCGTGAGGCGGAGGGCTCCACCTATGTGGACAACGGCATCACGGTGCCCCACGCCAAGACCAATGTAGTCACCCGGCCCAGTCTGGCGGCGCTGCGGCTGAGCAGCCCTGTGCAGTACAACGCCGAGGACGACGGTACCACCGACCTGCTGTTTGCCATTGCGGCTCCGGAAAACGGCAGCCTGCATGTGGACATGCTGGCCCGTATGATGCAGATGCTGATGAACGAGGACTTTGTAGAAAAGCTGAAGGCTGCAAAGACCCCGGCAGAGTTCCTTGACTGCATCGATGCACAGGAGGAGGCTCAGTTCGGCGCGGAGAGCTTCACCCAGCAGGAGATCCCCCAGAGCGGTTACCGCATTCTGGCCGTGACCGCCTGCGTCAACGGCATTGCCCACACCTATATGGCTGCTGAGGCCCTGACCAAGGCCGGTGACAAGCTGGGTCTGCCCACCAAGGTGGAGACCAATGGCTCGGATGGAGCAAAGAACATCCTCACCAGAGAAGAGATCGCAAACTGCGACGGCATCATCGTGGCAGCAGAAAAGAAGGTGGAGACCGCCCGCTTCGACGGCAAACCGGTGCTGTTCACCCGGGTGGACGATGGCATCCACAAGCCGGAGGAGCTCATCAAGAAGATCGTGCACGGCGAGGTGCCTGTTTACCACGCCGAGGGCGGCGCACAGGCCGCCGAGGATGCTTCCGGCAAGGACAGCTTTGGCCGCACTCTGTACAAGAACCTGATGAACGGTGTCTCCCACATGCTGCCCTTCGTGGTGGGCGGCGGCATCATGATCGCACTGGCGTTCCTGCTGGACGATTACACCATCGATCCCTCCAACTTTGGCATGAACACCCCGGTCGCTGCCTTCTTTAAGACGGTGGGCAGCGCAGCCTTCGGTTACATGCTGCCCATCCTGTCTGCCTTCATCGCCATGTCCATCGCGGACCGTCCGGGTCTGGCGGTCGGTTTTGTGGGCGGTGTGCTGGCCATGAACGGCACCAACTTTGCAGGCATTGCAGCGGGTGAGACCACCGGTGTTTCCGGCGGCTTCCTTGCTGCACTGCTGGCCGGTTTTGCTGCAGGCTACATCGTTGAGCTGCTGAAAAAGATCACCGAAAAGCTGCCTGCCAGCCTGAATGGTATCCGTCCCATGCTCATCTACCCGCTGGGCGGTATGCTCATCCTCGGCGCGGTGATGTGCGGCATCAACCCGGTCATGGGCATGATCAACACTGCCATGACCGATTGCCTGAACGCCATGGGCGGCACCTCCAAGGTGCTGCTGGGTGCCATCGTGGCCGGGATGATGAGCATTGATATGGGCGGCCCCTTCAACAAAGCAGCTTACGTCTTTGGCACGGCAGCCCTTGCCTCCGGCAACTATGAGGTGATGGCCGCTGTCATGGTGGGCGGCATGGTTCCTCCCATCGCCATCGCCCTGTCCACCACCTTCTGCCCCAAGAAGTGGACTGCCGACGAGCGCCGCAACGGCATCGTGAACTACGTCATGGGCCTGTGCTTCGTCACCGAGGGCGCGATCCCTTATGCAGCAGCAGATCCGCTGCGCGTCCTGCCCAGCTGCGTGGCCGGTGCAGCGGTGGCCGGTGCGCTCTCCATGACCTTCGGCTGCGCTCTGCGTGCACCGCACGGCGGCATCTTCGTGTTCCCAGTTGTGGACCATACCGCTCTGTACTGTGTGGCGCTGGCTGTGGGCAGCGTGCTGGGTGCTGTGATCCTGAGCCTGCTCAAGAAAAACCGTACCGACGCAGAATAAACGCCATTCCCTCCATATTCGAGATACTTCATAAAGCTGCAGCAAGCCTCCGGGGAGACCCGGGGGCTTGCTGTATTACGCAGGATCGCGCGAAGGATCAGAAGGATAAAAAGAAAAAGTAACCGCCCACGACTTCCAATCCAATCAGATATAACATGATACACCCGCTGTCAAAAACGCGGTAAGAACCATTTTCACAAAAAATGCAGCAAAGAACAGCGCGAAACACCGCATTTGCTGGAAAAAGCTTTGCAGCCGCCCTTTTGGATTGCACCCGGTTTTTGAGTGTGGTATACTGTTTCTGTTATGGAAAAGTTCCGGTGCGGTGTGCCGGGCACAGCAAAGAGGAAAAAGGAAACGAACGATGAAAATTGGATTTGACAACGACAAATATCTCTCGATGCAGTCAGAACATATCCGCGAGCGCATCAAGAAATTTGACAACAAGCTCTATCTGGAATTCGGCGGCAAGCTGTTCGATGATTACCACGCGTCCCGCGTACTGCCGGGCTTCCAGCCCGATTCCAAGCTGCAGATGCTGCTGCAGCTGAAGGATCAGGCCGAGGTGGTCATCGTTATCAGCGCCGAGGACATCATCAGCAACAAGATCCGCGGCGACTACGGCATCACCTACGATCTGGATGTGCTGCGCCTGATCGATGCCTTCCAGGAAGTAGGCCTGTATGTGGGCAGCGTGTGCGTGACCAAGTACGCCGCTGCACCGGAGGTGGAGGCCTTTGAAAAGCGGCTGAACAGTCTGGGCATCCGCACCTTCCGCCACTACAAAATTCCCGGCTATCCCAACGATGTGGCACGCATCGTCAGCGACGAGGGCTACGGCAAGAACGATTACATCGAGACCCAGCGCCCGCTGGTGGTCATCACGGCCCCCGGCCCCGGCAGCGGAAAAATGGCCACCTGCCTTTCCCAGCTGTACCACGAGTACAAGCGCGGCGTGAAGGCCGGTTACGCCAAGTTCGAGACCTTCCCCATCTGGAACATTCCCCTCAAGCACCCGGTGAATCTGGCCTACGAGGCCGCTACAGCCGACCTGAACGATGTGAACATGATCGACCCGTTCCATCTGGAAGCCTACGGCGTGACCACCGTCAACTACAACCGCGATATTGAGATCTTCCCGGTGGTGAACGCCATGTTTGAGCTGATCGCCGGCAAAAGCCCGTATAAGTCCCCCACGGACATGGGCGTGAACATGGCAGGCAACTGCATCGTGGACGATGCGGTCTGCCGCGAAGCCTCCCGCAAGGAGATCCTGCGCCGCTACTTCAAGTGCCTGTGTGAGCAGAAGATCACCGGCACGGTCAAGGAGACCGAGCGCTACAAGCTGGAACTGCTGATGAATCAGGCCGACCTGACCGTGGGCCAGCGCGAAGTGGAAAAGCAGGCTCATGCCCGCAGCGAGAGCACCGGCGGGGCCCCTGCTGCCGCCATTGAGCTGCCGGACGGCACCGTTGTTACCGGCAAGACCGGTCCGCTGCTGGGTGCAGCAGCATCTGCTCTGATGAATGCTCTCAAGGTGCTGGCCGGTATCCCGCAGGAGACCGACCTTGTGAGTGCGGCTTCCATTGAGCCCATCCAGACCCTCAAGACCAACTATCTGGGCGGCAAGAATCCCCGCCTGCACACCGACGAGATCCTGATCGCGCTTTCCAGCTCGGCTGCTTCCAACGAGCAGGCTGCAGCGGCCATGCATCAGCTGCCCAACCTCAAGGGCTGCGATGTGCACTCCACCGTGCTGCTTTCGGGTGTGGATACCAGCACCCTGAACCGGCTGGGAATGTACCTGACCTGTGACCCTGTTTACGAGGAAGAGGACCGCAAGTACCACAAGCAGTAAATTATACAAAAAACAAAACAGGCGCATCCAAAGGCCGAAAGGCTGGCGGATGCGCCTGTTTTTATTGGTTCAGATACCGGTAAAATAGGATTTGTACTTTTCTGCGTACAGCTGGGTGCCCATGCGGCGCAGGCCGCCGTACAGGTGCCGCCGGATCAGCGGTTCAATGGCATCCAGGTCTTTTTCCCGGATCACCCGCAAAATTTCCCGGTGCTCGCTCAGCACATCCGGCACATTGTTGGCCCGCACCACATCCAGACGGGTAAAGCGGGAATAATCCGGCTGCGGCTTTGTCAGGTTCTGCCAGATGTACCACTTGTTCATGCTGCAAAACCAGATGGCGTGCATTTCCAGATCCAGCGTCAGGAAGGCATTGATATCCACGTTGTCCGGGTCGGTCATGGTCTGGGCCATCTCTTCCAGCAGGTCATATTTGTGCTTGATTTCGATGTACTCTTTGGGCGAACAGACCTGAATGAAATCGCGCAGCACCGTGCTTTCAACGGCTGTGCGCTGGTATACGATCTGATCCACGATATCCAGATTGATGGGGGTGACGATGGTGCCCTTGCAGGGAATGATCTGCACAAAGCCGTTCTGTTCCAGCCGCTGCAGGGCAGCGCGCACCGGTGTGCGCGAAATGCCGAACCGTTTGCACAGCTGATTTTCGCTGATGGTCTCTCCGGGCTTGATCTTCAGCGTAACGATCTCATATTCCAGCGTCTGGTAGATGTCCTCCGGATGCAGCTGTTCAGCCATGTGCTCACACTCCATTTACATAGTTGATGATAAGATATTTCTATTTTAGCCTGCCAAAAAGAGATTGTCAACGTATGAGAATGAAGTATACAATAGCCTGTATACAAGTATAGGAAAAGCTCCGAAATTTATCATATCTGACAAAAATTGATATATCAGATGAAAATGAACGGAATTGTGTCATCAAATTGTAACAGTTTTCACGAGAAACGGATAAGATTGTTAGTTATGCACAAAGAAACTTTACGAAGTTGGTGAAGTTTGGCTTTTGTGCGGATGTGAATTTTCTGTTACGATTAGCGTGCAATGAAAATGCTGTATACAGGGGCCGCCAAAAACTTTGCTAGAGTACAAGGCAAAACGGCACCCTTGAAACAAGGAGGAAGAAGATTATGAAAAAGGTCTCTCGTCGCAATTTCCTGAAGGTGTCTGGTGCAATGGCAGCTGCAGGTGCTCTGGCAGCCTGCGGCGGTTCCGGTGCATCCACTCCGGCTGCTTCCGGCGCAGCATCCACCAGCACTGCAGCAAGTGCCGCAGCAGCCGGTGAGGACAAGTTTGCATCTCTGGGCGACTTCACCATGACCGTGGGTCATGCACAGCCCGAAGGCAACCCCCGCTTTGTTTCCATGGAGCAGTTTGCCGCCGATGTGGCAGAGACCACCAACGGCCATGTGAAGATCGAGGTTTACGGCAACGGCCAGCTGGGCACCGAGAAGGAGATGCTGGAGCAGGTCGTGGCCGGCACCGTGCAGGGCATGCGCGGCGGTCAGTTCGACTTCAGCCCCCGCCTGCTGATGTTCACCCTGCCCTTCCTGACCAACACCCGTGCACAGGTCACGGCTCTGCTGCAGAGCGATCTGGCACAGAAGGTGTGCGCTGAGGCCGAAGGCGAGACGGGCACTGTCATCATTAACCTGTGCGATGCAGGCGGCTACCGCCAGTTCTCCAACTCCAAGCACCCCATCAAGGCTCCCGCAGACCTGAAGGGCCTGAAGATGCGCACCAACGGCATGAAGACCATTGACATGACCTTCCAGGCAATGGGTGCTACCACCACTACCATCCCGTACTCCGACCTGTACATGGGCCTGAAGACCGGCGTTGCAGACGGTCAGGAGAACCCTGGGTCAACGTGGAGGGCATGAAGTTCTATGAAGTGCAGAAGTACTTCACCGAGGTCAACTACCAGTTCCATCCGGATCCCTTCTATGTGAACGCAGCATGGTGGAACGGCCTGCCCGAGGAGTACCGCGATATCATTACCGAGTGCGCCACCAAGATGGGCGAGTACAACGACGAGCTGATCGACAAGAACTCCAGCGCCGCAAAGCAGACCATCGTGGATTCTGGCTGCGAAGTCTACGAGCCCTCTGCCGATGAGCTGAAGGCCTTCCAGACCGCTGTGCAGTCCGTGTACGACCAGTGTGTCACCGAGGGCATCTGCACCGCCGACGAGATCAAGGAGATGCAGGATATCGTCGCAAAGGCATAAGCAGAAACGACCAAAGGCAAAAACGGCCATGTTACGGTAAAGGCGAGAGGGCAGCCTGCGGGCTGCCCTCTGCTGTAACAGGCCAATGGAAAAAGTTGTAAAATAACCGAAAGGGGCTGAGCACCATCGAAAAGCTGAAAAAAATCGGCAAGAAGCTGTTTGACGTATACTTTACCATCGGCGTGATCGCCATGGCACTGCTGGCGGCTCTTGTGATCTTTACCGTTATTGCGCGCTACTGCTTCTCCCTGAGCTGGAAGCAGCTGGCAGAGTTCAACACCACCCTGTTTGCCTTTACCACTTTCTGGGGCATGGGCATCAACGTGATCAAGGACGAGCACGTCATGATCGACATCCTTTACGACGGCGTAAAGCCTGCCCGCAAGCGCTGGCTTGCCATCATCAACTACCTCATCGTGCTGGCTGTGGTGCTGGTGTTCACCTATCAGGGCTTCAAGTATGTGGGCGTTGCCGGTAAGCAGATCAGTCAGGGCATGGAGATCCCCATGATGTATATGTACGGCATCATGCCGGTGTGCGGCATCATCTGTGCCATCTGCGTCGTGATCAAGATCATCACCCTGTACAAGGCCGATATTTCCTACTTTGCGCCCAAGAATCAGGCGCTGAGCCGTGACGACGCATAAGCGGAAAGGGGAGAATACACAACTATGGCAATGCTCATCCTTCTGGTGCTGCTGATCTTCTTTGCCGCGCTGGGCATCCCGCTGGCCTTCGCCATCGGCGCTTCCTGTGTGACCTACATCCTGATCTATGCACCTACCTTTATTACCATGCTGCCGCAGCGCGTGTGGAACGGTGCCTACAGTGAGCTGATGATCGCCATGCCGCTGTTCATGCTGGCTGGTGAGCTGATGAACACCGGCGGCATCACCCAGCGCATCATCAACTTCTGCATGGAGCTGCTGCGGCCCATCCGCGGTGGTCTGGGCGAAGTGAACATCGTGGCTTCCATGATCTTTGGCGGTATTTCCGGTTCCTCTGTGGCCGATACCTCGGCTCTGGGTTCCATCCTGATCCCCGCCATGGAGAAGGAAGGCTACCCGCCGGAAGCTTCTGCCGGTATCACGGTGGCATCCTCCACCATGGGCATGATCATCCCGCCCTCCACCCCCATGATCGTTTACTCCATGATCTCCGGTGCATCGGTGGGTGCGCTGTTCGTGGCAGGTGCCGTGCCCGGCATCCTGATCGGTCTGACCCAGCTGGTGCTGGTGTACATCATCAGCGCCAAGAAGGGCTGGCATCCGGAAAAGGTCAAGTTTGACGGCAAGCGCGCCGCCAAGAGCCTGCTTTCCGGCATTCCTGCCCTCATCATGCCGCTGTTCATCATCATCTGCGTTTCCTTCGGCGTGTGCACTGCATCCGAAAGTGCCGGTGTGGCCGTGCTGTATTCCATGCTGGTGGGCTTCTTCGTCTACAAGGAGCTGACATGGAAGGGTGTCTGGGAGGCTTTGAAAAAGACCCTGATCTCTTCTTCCTCCATCATGCTCATCATCGGCTTTACCACCATCTTTACATGGGTGCTGACCATGCAGAAGGTGCCGCAGACGGTGGGTGCCTTCTTCATGTCCCTGAACATGCCCGCATGGGCCATTGCACTGATCTTTGATGTGCTGATCCTGATGATCGGCACCTTCATCGATGTCAGCCCGGCCATCCTGCTGCTCACCCCCATCCTGCTGCCGGTCATGGTGCAGTACGGCTTCTCGCCGCTGCAGTTCGGTGCCATGATGATCACCGGTCTGGCCATCGGTCTGGTCACTCCGCCGGTCGGCATGTGCCTGAACGCCTGCAACAAGATCAACCGTATGCCCATCATCGAGATCTTCAAGGGCGCAGCGCCCTACGTGATCTGCAACGTGATCGTTCTGATCTCCATCAGCCTGTGGGGCCCGCTTACTACCGCCCTGCCGCAGCTGCTGGGCTACAGCATCTTCTGAGAGCAACGCGTATACCTCTTATAAAAAACAGGCAGCGCTCCCTTGCGGGGCGCTGTTTGTTTTTTGCACGCAAACAGGCGGAACCGTTGTATTTGACGGACAGATATGGTACACTAAGGCCACTTGTGTATAGGAATATAGGAAAAGAGGAATTAAATCATGGATACGCAAAAACAAAAGCGCAGCGCCTTTTCCGGCAAGATCGGCTTTGTGCTGTCGGCCGCAGGCGCTTCGGTGGGTCTGGGCAACATCTGGCGGTTTCCGTACCTCGCCGCGAAATACGGCGGCGGCATTTTTCTGCTGGTGTACATCGTGCTGGCTGTCACCTTTGGCTACACGATGATCGTGGCCGAAACGGCACTGGGCCGCATGACCCACAAAAGCCCGGTGGGTGCCTTTGGCGCCTTTGGCAAAAAGGGCGGCCTGCGGTTCGGCGGCTGGATCAATGCGGTCATTCCCATTCTGATCGTGCCGTACTATTCGGTCATTGGCGGATGGGTCATCCGCTATCTGTCGGAGTATATCAGCGGCCATGGCAGTGAGCTTTCGCAGGACGGTTATTTTTCCAATTTCATTTCCAGCGGACTGTCGGCAGAGGTGTGCTTTCTGATCTTCACGGCCTTTACGCTGGCCATCATCTTTGCCGGTGTGCGCAACGGCGTGGAGCGTGTTTCCAAGGTGATGATGCCGGTGCTGGTGGTGCTTTCGGTGGTCATTGCGGGCTACTCGGTCACGCGCCCGGGTGCGTTGGCAGGCGTGAAGTATTTTCTGGTGCCGAACGTGGCAAACTTTTCCTGGATGACGGTGGTCACGGCCATGGGCCAGATGTTCTATTCGCTGTCCATCGCCATGGGCATTCTGGTCACCTTTGGCTCCTATATGAAGAAGGAGGTCTCCATTGAGGAATCCACCGAGAACGTGGAGGTGTTTGACACGGCCATTGCCATCATGGCGGGCCTGATGATCATTCCGGCGGTGTTCTCCTTCTCCGGCGGCGACCCGGACACCCTGCAGGCCGGCCCGGCGCTGATGTTCATTACCATCCCCAAGGTGTTCGAGAGCATGGGCTTTGGCCATGTGGTGGGCATCCTGTTCTTTTTGCTGGTGCTGTTTGCAGCCGTGACCAGCTCCATTGCCCTGACCGAGAGCGCTGTCTCCACCTTTGAGGACGAGCTGGGCTGGAGCCGCGAGCGCGCAACGGCACTGATCGGCCTGATCATGGTGGCGCTGGGCAGCCTTTCGGCACTGGGCTATGGCCCGCTGGCGGGCGTGACGGTGTTCGGAATGCAGTTTCTGGATTTCTTCGATTTCCTCACCAACTCTGTCATGATGCCCATTGCAGCCATTGCTATCTGCCTGCTGGTGTCCCGCGTGATCGGCGTGCAGAAGATCGAAGAAGAGGTGACGCTGGGCGGCAAGCCCTTCCGCCGTAAAAAGATCTTCAACTTCATGATCCAGTATCTGTGCCCCATCTTTGCGGCCATTATCCTGATCAGCTCTGTGGCAAATGCTCTGGGCTGGATCGCAATGTAAAAACAAAAAAGCGCAGAAGGTGTTTCTCAAAGGAAGCCTTCTGCGCTTTTTTGTATGTCCAAAAGGTTTTCTTATGCTGTGAAGTTGCATAAAGCATAGAAAACGGCGATTTTGGCCTCAATTAGCTGGAAGCCTGATTTTATTAGCTGGAACCGAAAATTCTGCTAATGGCATTCGCTGGCTAATTTTGGTGATAGGTTCAAAATGAAAAATGCGAAGATCGTCTTTCACATGGAAAAATGACCTTCGCATTTTCTTAAAATGGCGTCCCCGCCCGGATTCGAACCGGGGGCCTCAGGCTTAGGAGTAGACCGTACACCTGTAAACCCATTACAAAATAGGGTAATATATTCTACTCTATATCAACGAATTTTTTGTTGTGATGTCAACGTATGTAAATGGATTCGAACCTTTTTTATTCTGTGTAAACGGATGTTTATTAGCTGGAAATTAGCTGAGCTAATGAAAAGTGGCCGCTCTATTGTACAACGCTCACCTTTCATTAGCTGGGAGGTGTACGTTTCCCTACGGATATTTGCTTGTATAGCA
Above is a genomic segment from Faecalibacterium taiwanense containing:
- a CDS encoding DUF1846 domain-containing protein, whose protein sequence is MKIGFDNDKYLSMQSEHIRERIKKFDNKLYLEFGGKLFDDYHASRVLPGFQPDSKLQMLLQLKDQAEVVIVISAEDIISNKIRGDYGITYDLDVLRLIDAFQEVGLYVGSVCVTKYAAAPEVEAFEKRLNSLGIRTFRHYKIPGYPNDVARIVSDEGYGKNDYIETQRPLVVITAPGPGSGKMATCLSQLYHEYKRGVKAGYAKFETFPIWNIPLKHPVNLAYEAATADLNDVNMIDPFHLEAYGVTTVNYNRDIEIFPVVNAMFELIAGKSPYKSPTDMGVNMAGNCIVDDAVCREASRKEILRRYFKCLCEQKITGTVKETERYKLELLMNQADLTVGQREVEKQAHARSESTGGAPAAAIELPDGTVVTGKTGPLLGAAASALMNALKVLAGIPQETDLVSAASIEPIQTLKTNYLGGKNPRLHTDEILIALSSSAASNEQAAAAMHQLPNLKGCDVHSTVLLSGVDTSTLNRLGMYLTCDPVYEEEDRKYHKQ
- a CDS encoding GntR family transcriptional regulator, producing the protein MAEQLHPEDIYQTLEYEIVTLKIKPGETISENQLCKRFGISRTPVRAALQRLEQNGFVQIIPCKGTIVTPINLDIVDQIVYQRTAVESTVLRDFIQVCSPKEYIEIKHKYDLLEEMAQTMTDPDNVDINAFLTLDLEMHAIWFCSMNKWYIWQNLTKPQPDYSRFTRLDVVRANNVPDVLSEHREILRVIREKDLDAIEPLIRRHLYGGLRRMGTQLYAEKYKSYFTGI
- a CDS encoding TRAP transporter small permease — encoded protein: MALLAALVIFTVIARYCFSLSWKQLAEFNTTLFAFTTFWGMGINVIKDEHVMIDILYDGVKPARKRWLAIINYLIVLAVVLVFTYQGFKYVGVAGKQISQGMEIPMMYMYGIMPVCGIICAICVVIKIITLYKADISYFAPKNQALSRDDA
- a CDS encoding sodium-dependent transporter produces the protein MDTQKQKRSAFSGKIGFVLSAAGASVGLGNIWRFPYLAAKYGGGIFLLVYIVLAVTFGYTMIVAETALGRMTHKSPVGAFGAFGKKGGLRFGGWINAVIPILIVPYYSVIGGWVIRYLSEYISGHGSELSQDGYFSNFISSGLSAEVCFLIFTAFTLAIIFAGVRNGVERVSKVMMPVLVVLSVVIAGYSVTRPGALAGVKYFLVPNVANFSWMTVVTAMGQMFYSLSIAMGILVTFGSYMKKEVSIEESTENVEVFDTAIAIMAGLMIIPAVFSFSGGDPDTLQAGPALMFITIPKVFESMGFGHVVGILFFLLVLFAAVTSSIALTESAVSTFEDELGWSRERATALIGLIMVALGSLSALGYGPLAGVTVFGMQFLDFFDFLTNSVMMPIAAIAICLLVSRVIGVQKIEEEVTLGGKPFRRKKIFNFMIQYLCPIFAAIILISSVANALGWIAM
- a CDS encoding TRAP transporter large permease, with protein sequence MAMLILLVLLIFFAALGIPLAFAIGASCVTYILIYAPTFITMLPQRVWNGAYSELMIAMPLFMLAGELMNTGGITQRIINFCMELLRPIRGGLGEVNIVASMIFGGISGSSVADTSALGSILIPAMEKEGYPPEASAGITVASSTMGMIIPPSTPMIVYSMISGASVGALFVAGAVPGILIGLTQLVLVYIISAKKGWHPEKVKFDGKRAAKSLLSGIPALIMPLFIIICVSFGVCTASESAGVAVLYSMLVGFFVYKELTWKGVWEALKKTLISSSSIMLIIGFTTIFTWVLTMQKVPQTVGAFFMSLNMPAWAIALIFDVLILMIGTFIDVSPAILLLTPILLPVMVQYGFSPLQFGAMMITGLAIGLVTPPVGMCLNACNKINRMPIIEIFKGAAPYVICNVIVLISISLWGPLTTALPQLLGYSIF